CGTTTCCCCGACGAACTTGGGGACGTCGGCCAATCCTTCGGCGGCGCCGGTCAATCCGGCGGCACCGACGTTGGCGGTCTGCCCCAATTGCATCAGCGGACCCAGCATCATGCTCGCCGGCATCGCTCCGGCCTGAGCGACTTGCATCAGCATCGAGACGGGAGCCCCGGAGGCCACCGACTGCACACCGGCGATCAGTGTCGCGGCGCCCGCGGTGACCTGCTCAGCGATCGGGCTCAGTGCGGCGGTGGCCGAAGTAGCCAGCCCGGCAACATTGCCGTTGACCGTGGCAACCAAACCCGCCAAATCCACCGGCGGCATGCTGAACGGCATCAAACTCTCCGCCACCGCCGTCGCACCCGAGTGATACCCCAGCATCGCCGCCACATCCTGAGCCCACATCTCCACATAATCGAACTCAGTCGCAAAAATCGCCGGCGTATTCAACCCCAAAAAATTCGTCGCCACCAACGTCGCCAACGACACCCGATTAGCCTCCACCGCCAACGGATGCACCGTCGCCGTCAACGCCGCCTCAAACGACGACGCCGCCGCCCGCGCCTGACCCGCCGCCGCCCCCGCCTGCGCCGCCGCCGCACTCAACCACCCCACATACGGAGTCGCCGCAGCCACCATCGACGCCGACGCCGGACCCGACCACGGCCCACCCGCCAACCCCACAATCACCGAATCAAACGAACTCGCCGACGCCGACAAATCCGCCGCCAAACTCTCCCAAGCCGCCGCCGCCACATGCAACGGACCCGACCCCGCACCAGCAAAAATCCGCGCCGAATTAATCTCCGGCGGCAACCACGCAAAATCCAAAATCATCAACAACCCCAACCCACCAGCCGCGTCAACGGCGCCAACCCGGATGTGGCGGACCCGTCACGAGAGCCAGTCCACGGCCGGATCGTAAGGCAGATTCCGGCGATAATCCTGGTTTTCATCAGATTTTTCGGTTAATTCGACGAGTCTGTCGTTAACTGGCCCGGGCACCGGCCGCGACCGGACAACAATTCGCATCGTTGTTCGAATGCCGGGGGCATGGGATTGGGAGTTATGTTCTCCGAACTCGGAATGGAACACGCTTCTAGAACAAGCCCTTGAGGACTCCCGACTGCGCGTTGCCCGCAACGAGGATGCCGGAGCTGCCGATCCCGGAGTTGAAGATTCCCGACGTCAGATATCCCGCGATAAAGAAGCCCGCGTTGCGGTTCGAGGCATTGTAGACACCGGCGTTGAAGTATCCGGTGTTGAGAATGCCCGAGTTGCCGCCGGGGGCGGTCACCGTGCTGGTATTGACGTAGCCAGAGTTGCCGATCCCAGAATTCTGCAAGCCGGAGTTGCCGGAGCTCGTCGAATCAAGATGACCGAAGCCCGAATTGCCCGTCCCAGCATTGAAGAAGCCCGAGTTTGGCCCACCTTGCGTTGCCGCACTAAAGAACCCGGTGTTCAAGCCGCCAGCGTTGAACGCGCCGGTGTTGGTGTTGCCGGCATTGACCAGACCGGTGTTGACATCGCCCGCGTTACCGAAGCCGGAATTGACATCACCGGCATTGAGGAAACCGGTGTTCACGTCACCGGCGTTACCGAAGCTGGTGTTGGAATCGCCGGAGTTAAAGCTGCCCGCATTGAAGTTGCCCGAGTCGAAAAAGCCGAAATTGCCAGCACCCGCGTTGGCCGCACCGGTGTTCGTGCTGCCGCCATTCCAGAATCCGGTGTTGACGCTGCCCGCGTTGCCGAAGCCGGTGTTTCCGACGCCGGAGTTGAACAAGCCGACGTTGCCGTCGCCGGAGTTGAAGAACCCGATGTTGTTGTTACCCGAGTTGAATAACCCGATGTTGCCGGTCCCAGTGTTCAACGCGCCGAACCCGACCTGGTTGTCGCCCGTAAGCCCAAAGCCGAAGTTGTTGTTGCCGGAGTTCCCGAAGCCAACGTTGCCGGTGCCGGTGTTACCGAAGCCGATGTTGTTACTGCCGGCGTTGCCGCTGCCCAGGTTGCTGTTACCGGTATTGCCACTACCGAAATTGGTGTTGCCGATATTGCCGCCGCCGACGTTGGTGTTGCCGATGTTGCCGCTGCCGAGATTCGTGTTGCCGATGTTGCCGCTGCCCAGGTTTTGGCCGCCGAAGTTGCCGCTGCCGACGTTGAAATTGCCGCTATTGCCGCTGCCCAGGTTGGTATTACCCCGATTGCCGCTGCCTAGGTTGCTGCTCCCGATGTTGCCGCTGCCCAGGTTGCTGCTGCCGATATTGCCGCTGCCCAGGTTGCTGTTGCCGATATTGCCGCTGCCGACGTTGAGCGAACCGATGTTTCCGAGTCCGAGGTTGATACCTGACAAGGCCTCCTGCCAGGACGACAACGCCGCAGCCGCCGCCGACGCCCCACCGTGATACCCCACCATCGCCGCCACATCAGCAGCCCAGAACTGCTCATACACACTCTCAGCAGCCGCAATCGCCGGCGCATTCTGACCCAACACATTCGAGACCACCAACTGCACAAACGCATCCCGATTCGCCGCCACCACCAACGGATGCACCGTCGCCGACAACGCCGCCTCAAACGCACCCGCCACCGCCTGCGCCGACACCGCCGCCCCCGCCGCCCGCGCCGACGCCGCCGACAACCACCCCGCATACGGCAACGCCGCAGCCCTCATCGCCTCAGCCGCCGCACCCTGCCACGCACTGCCAGCACCCCCCGCCAAACCCGACGCCACCGCCACAAACGAATCCGCCGCCGACCCCAACTCCTCAGCCAACCCCGACCACGCCGCCGCCGCCGCCAACATCGGCGCCGACCCCGCACCAGAAAACAGCCGCAACGAATTGATCTCCGGCGGCAACACCACGAAATTCATCGAAACGCCCTTCAGGAAAGTGCGGTCAGCGGAAGAAGCCGGAAAGTCCCGAGCCGGTGTTGAATCCACCGGAGCTGTCGTTACCGGAGTTCGAGATGCCGGAGGTGTTGTTGCCGGTGTTGGAGTAGCCCGCCGAAAAGTTGCCGTTGTTTGAGAAGCCGGCATTGTTCGTGCCGATGTTGCCGAAGCCGGAGTTATACCCGGCGAGCAGAGCCGGACCGCTGTTGGAGAAGCCGGAGTTGCCGATGCCGAAGTTGTTGTATCCAGAGTTGTAGCTGCCGTTGGGGTCGCTGTGGCCCCATCCCGAGTTGTTCGTACCGACGTTGCCGAAACCGGAGTTCGCGACCGGTTGACTGACGGCGCTGAGGAATCCGGTGTTGAGGTTGCCGCCGTTGAAGCCGCCAGTATTGATGTCGCCGCCGTTGAAGAGGCCCGTGTTGTAACTACCGCCGTTGAAGACGCCGGTGTTCGAATTCCCCGCGTTCAAGAATCCGGTGTTTCCGGCGCCGGCATTCCCGAAGCCGGTGTTGCTCCAACCTGCGTTGAAACTACCGGAGTTGTAGCTGCCGCCGTCGCCCAGTCCAAAGTTGGAGTTCCCGGCACTTCCAATGCCGGTATTGGAATTGCCGGCGTGCCAGAAGCCGGTGTTGAAGTTGCCGGCGTTGCCGAACCCGGTGTTGCCGTTTCCGGAGTTGAAGAAGCCGACGTTGCCGTCGCCGGAGTTGAAGAAGCCGATGTTGTTGTTGCCCGAGTTGAACAGTCCGAAATTGCCGGTCCCGGTGTTCAATGCCCCGAAACCGCGCTGGTTGTCGCCGGTGAGCCCGAATCCGATGTTGTTGTTGCCGGAGTTCCCGAAACCGATGTTGCCGGACCCCAAATTGCCGAAGCCGATGTTGTTACCACCGTTGTTACCGCTGCCCAGGGTGAAGCCGCCGATGTTCCCGCTGCCCAAGGACAGATCACCGATGTTTCCGCTGCCGATGTTGATAGTGCCGAAGTTGCCGCTGCCCAGGTTGAGGCTGCCGATGTTGCCGCTACCCAGGTTTCCGGAGCCGAAGTTGCCGCTGCCCAGGTTGAAGTCGCCGGTGTTGCCGATTCCGAAGTTGCCGGTCCCAATGTTTCCGCTGCTTAGGTTGAAGCTGCCGATGTTGCCGCTGCCCAGGTTCCAGCTGCCGATATTGCCGCTGCCCAGGAAATTGAGATCCCCGATGTTGCCGCTGCCGATATTGAGGGAGCCGATATTGCCCGAGCCGAAGTTCAGGACGAGGTCGCTGAGCCCCGCGGCCGCCGCGGCCGGGGCGGCCGCGGCGTTTGCGAGCTGAGCGCCTAGCGCTCCCGGCAGACCTTGCAGGCCTGTCAAAGCCTCCTGCCAGGACGACAACGCCGCAGCCGCCGCCGACGCCCCACCGTGATACCCCACCATCGCCGCCACATCAGCAGCCCAGAACTGCTCATACACACTCTCAGCAGCCGCAATCGCCGGCGCATTCTGACCCAACACATTCGAGACCACCAACTGCACAAACGCATCCCGATTCGCCGCCACCACCAACGGATGCACCGTCGCCGACAACGCCGCCTCAAACGCACCCGCCACCGCCTGCGCCGACACCGCCGCCCCCGCCGCCCGCGCCGACGCCGCCGACAACCACCCCGCATACGGCAACGCCGCAGCCCTCATCGCCTCAGCCGCCGCACCCTGCCACGCACTGCCAGCACCCCCCGCCAAACCCGACGCCACCGCCACAAACGAATCCGCCGCCGACCCCAACTCCTCAGCCAACCCCGACCACGCCGCCGCCGCCGCCAACATCGGCGCCGACCCCGCACCAGAAAACAGCCGCAACGAATTGATCTCCGGCGGCAACACCACGAAATTCATCGAAACGCCACTCCTTTGGCCAACTATTCGCAACCGCGCACCCGGCTGTTACCGAGATCCGCAAGCCGCGGACGGGGCGCCTGATCGAGCAACCCGGAACCAAGTAGCGACCCTAAGCGCCCCTGGAATCAAAATCCCGGATTTCACCCGCGACGCGCGGCTGGTCGCGGCCAGCCAGCACTGGCCAGAGGGACCGGGCTCGCCGCGGCGCGATGTGGGCGACGAAAGTGCGGCTCAGCTGCCTTTGAGACGCACAGCGAGATAGTCCGCGACACTGTCCATCGCGACCCGCTCCTGGCTCATCGCGTCCCGTTCGCGAATCGTGACGGCGTTGTCGTCGAGTGACTCGAAGTCGACGGTCACGCAGTACGGCGTGCCGATCTCGTCCTGGCGGCGGTAGCGCCGGCCGATGGCGCCAGCGTCGTCGAATTCGATGTTCCAAGATTTGCGCAGTTCGGCGGCCAGGTCGCGGGCCTTGGGGCTCAGATCGGCGTGCCGCGACAGCGGCAACACCGCGGCCTTGACCGGCGCCAGCCGCGGATCGATCCGCAGCACCGTGCGCTTGTCCATGCCGCCTTTGGCGTTCGGCGCCTCGTCTTCGGTGTAGGCGTCAATCAGAAACGCCATGAACGAGCGGGTCAGGCCGGCCGCCGGTTCGATCACGTACGGCGTGTAGCGGGTGTCGCTGCCCTGGTCGTAGAAGGAGAGCTCGGTCCCGGAATGCTTGCTGTGCGTCGAGAGGTCGAAGTCGGTTCGGTTCGCGACGCCTTCCAGTTCGCCCCACGGGTTGCCGGCGAAGCCGAATTTGTACTCGATGTCCACGGTGCGGTCGGAGTAGTGCGACAGCTTCTCTTTGGGGTGCTCATACAGTCGTAGGTTCTCTGGGTCGATGCCGAGGTCGATGTACCACTGTCGCCTGGTGTCGATCCAGTACTGATGCCACTCCCTGGCCGTCGACGGCTCGACGAAGAACTC
The nucleotide sequence above comes from Mycobacterium vicinigordonae. Encoded proteins:
- a CDS encoding PPE family protein, which produces MNFVVLPPEINSLRLFSGAGSAPMLAAAAAWSGLAEELGSAADSFVAVASGLAGGAGSAWQGAAAEAMRAAALPYAGWLSAASARAAGAAVSAQAVAGAFEAALSATVHPLVVAANRDAFVQLVVSNVLGQNAPAIAAAESVYEQFWAADVAAMVGYHGGASAAAAALSSWQEALSGINLGLGNIGSLNVGSGNIGNSNLGSGNIGSSNLGSGNIGSSNLGSGNRGNTNLGSGNSGNFNVGSGNFGGQNLGSGNIGNTNLGSGNIGNTNVGGGNIGNTNFGSGNTGNSNLGSGNAGSNNIGFGNTGTGNVGFGNSGNNNFGFGLTGDNQVGFGALNTGTGNIGLFNSGNNNIGFFNSGDGNVGLFNSGVGNTGFGNAGSVNTGFWNGGSTNTGAANAGAGNFGFFDSGNFNAGSFNSGDSNTSFGNAGDVNTGFLNAGDVNSGFGNAGDVNTGLVNAGNTNTGAFNAGGLNTGFFSAATQGGPNSGFFNAGTGNSGFGHLDSTSSGNSGLQNSGIGNSGYVNTSTVTAPGGNSGILNTGYFNAGVYNASNRNAGFFIAGYLTSGIFNSGIGSSGILVAGNAQSGVLKGLF
- a CDS encoding PPE family protein encodes the protein MILDFAWLPPEINSARIFAGAGSGPLHVAAAAWESLAADLSASASSFDSVIVGLAGGPWSGPASASMVAAATPYVGWLSAAAAQAGAAAGQARAAASSFEAALTATVHPLAVEANRVSLATLVATNFLGLNTPAIFATEFDYVEMWAQDVAAMLGYHSGATAVAESLMPFSMPPVDLAGLVATVNGNVAGLATSATAALSPIAEQVTAGAATLIAGVQSVASGAPVSMLMQVAQAGAMPASMMLGPLMQLGQTANVGAAGLTGAAEGLADVPKFVGETTPALGGMGGGAGLGAGMAGGLGNARLVGALSVPPTWEGSVPKGMASSAMAGLGGMPSAAAMAQPAGGSGMGMMPMPMGAGGGAGAGMPGGMMGRGGASPQPVQNRPSVIPRTGVG
- a CDS encoding PPE family protein: MNFVVLPPEINSLRLFSGAGSAPMLAAAAAWSGLAEELGSAADSFVAVASGLAGGAGSAWQGAAAEAMRAAALPYAGWLSAASARAAGAAVSAQAVAGAFEAALSATVHPLVVAANRDAFVQLVVSNVLGQNAPAIAAAESVYEQFWAADVAAMVGYHGGASAAAAALSSWQEALTGLQGLPGALGAQLANAAAAPAAAAAGLSDLVLNFGSGNIGSLNIGSGNIGDLNFLGSGNIGSWNLGSGNIGSFNLSSGNIGTGNFGIGNTGDFNLGSGNFGSGNLGSGNIGSLNLGSGNFGTINIGSGNIGDLSLGSGNIGGFTLGSGNNGGNNIGFGNLGSGNIGFGNSGNNNIGFGLTGDNQRGFGALNTGTGNFGLFNSGNNNIGFFNSGDGNVGFFNSGNGNTGFGNAGNFNTGFWHAGNSNTGIGSAGNSNFGLGDGGSYNSGSFNAGWSNTGFGNAGAGNTGFLNAGNSNTGVFNGGSYNTGLFNGGDINTGGFNGGNLNTGFLSAVSQPVANSGFGNVGTNNSGWGHSDPNGSYNSGYNNFGIGNSGFSNSGPALLAGYNSGFGNIGTNNAGFSNNGNFSAGYSNTGNNTSGISNSGNDSSGGFNTGSGLSGFFR
- a CDS encoding glycine--tRNA ligase; translation: MASVIDTVVNLAKRRGFVFPAGEIYGGTKSAWDYGPLGVELKENIKRQWWRAIVTGRDDVVGLDSSIILPREVWVASGHVEVFHDPLVECLNCHKRHRQDHMQEAYALKKGGQPEDVPMTEIVCPDCGTKGQWTEPREFNMMLKTYLGPIETEEGLHYLRPETAQGIFVNFANVVTTSRKKPPFGIGQIGKSFRNEITPGNFIFRTREFEQMEMEFFVEPSTAREWHQYWIDTRRQWYIDLGIDPENLRLYEHPKEKLSHYSDRTVDIEYKFGFAGNPWGELEGVANRTDFDLSTHSKHSGTELSFYDQGSDTRYTPYVIEPAAGLTRSFMAFLIDAYTEDEAPNAKGGMDKRTVLRIDPRLAPVKAAVLPLSRHADLSPKARDLAAELRKSWNIEFDDAGAIGRRYRRQDEIGTPYCVTVDFESLDDNAVTIRERDAMSQERVAMDSVADYLAVRLKGS